In one Zobellia galactanivorans genomic region, the following are encoded:
- a CDS encoding response regulator, translating to MQHKPIQILIVDDHPMVIEGLKTLLSDDNRVTVKTHFMNGTDTLSYLEKDTADVILLDVNLPDINGVEMVTKILNIRANIGIIGLSTYSEPSIINQMIKNGVRGYLLKNATADELVNAISQVHQGHFYFGSEVQKILADSVTQEHNDLPKLTRREKHILTLIADGKTTNNIAEELFISPLTVETHRRNLMQKLEVSNAASLIKVAVEKQLI from the coding sequence ATGCAGCATAAACCTATACAAATTTTAATAGTAGATGATCACCCCATGGTGATCGAAGGTCTTAAAACCTTATTGAGCGACGACAACCGGGTGACCGTCAAGACCCATTTTATGAACGGCACCGATACGCTTTCCTACTTGGAAAAGGATACCGCGGATGTTATTTTGTTGGATGTAAACCTGCCCGATATCAATGGGGTGGAAATGGTGACCAAAATTCTCAATATTAGGGCGAATATTGGTATTATCGGGCTGAGCACCTACAGCGAGCCGAGCATTATCAACCAAATGATCAAAAATGGGGTCAGGGGATACCTGCTCAAGAACGCCACGGCCGACGAGTTGGTCAATGCCATTTCGCAAGTGCACCAAGGCCATTTTTATTTCGGGAGCGAGGTGCAAAAAATACTTGCCGATTCGGTCACCCAAGAACACAACGATTTGCCCAAGTTGACCCGAAGGGAAAAGCATATCCTCACCTTGATCGCCGATGGAAAAACCACCAACAACATTGCCGAAGAACTGTTTATCAGTCCCCTTACCGTAGAGACACACCGGCGAAACCTTATGCAGAAATTGGAAGTTTCCAACGCGGCCTCCCTGATCAAGGTGGCAGTCGAAAAACAATTGATATAA
- a CDS encoding response regulator, with protein MINTIVLVDDNNATNFIHETYLRRVNCAENILAFTMGQKAIDYLSNAEAFPELIFIDINMPTMDAWEFMDLYSELDPKLKINTRVILLTTSIIPSDADKMTKYREIKDMMYKPLNEEAIRGIMHEHFNLSF; from the coding sequence ATGATAAATACCATCGTACTTGTAGACGATAACAACGCTACAAACTTCATTCACGAAACTTACTTAAGACGGGTCAATTGTGCGGAAAACATCTTGGCTTTTACTATGGGGCAAAAAGCTATCGACTATCTCAGCAATGCGGAAGCCTTTCCCGAACTCATATTCATCGACATAAATATGCCCACCATGGATGCATGGGAGTTTATGGACCTATATAGTGAACTAGACCCAAAATTAAAGATCAATACCCGGGTAATCTTATTGACTACTTCCATTATACCCAGTGATGCCGATAAAATGACCAAGTATAGGGAAATCAAGGATATGATGTACAAGCCTCTAAACGAAGAAGCTATAAGGGGAATAATGCACGAGCACTTCAATCTTTCCTTTTAG
- a CDS encoding tetratricopeptide repeat-containing sensor histidine kinase, whose amino-acid sequence MRSTVFVFILLLSFFGRSQTGRETRIDSLENALKMAEHDTTRVLVLSELARSYGGVDSLKCFENGFKAIGLSKKINYLRGMADAHINLAGGYLDYFDVENAKKYFEVGNRLADKLVAKDSSAANMKIWLRGYYNLGVAYGYEGNVAKEIEMAAKTIPIAQKMGDKMFVANGNTNLAVKYNSLAMLDESYEMFKISQKQFQEIGSPEDMLYHSISFSSCLASMDSLDQMKSVLDIAKINLDKIPNSFYRGPYYAELGLYYGKVEEYDKALEALDTSYAFYQGKKSYHYLKLLYQRYATIYAKMGDFEKAIAYTLKYINFSDSEHSPSDKVNSYFILAKYEAALDNYKDAYHYLRDYVIAVDSIRARQLGNDMQQLEIQYKTAKKEKEILALKNEKSEAALALQVKRSQTYLLGAIASLLALLLFVGFYAYNDKLRRARKKEREQEKEVALLKQKQENEVFSAMIEGQEKERKRLAIDLHDGLGGRLSGISLNLSKLNKDEPKEYPKAQLQKVTKDLNDALTELRSIARNMMPETLVKFGLQAALKDYCSSMTGNGTKVTLQFYGTEKGIDLNQQVTMYRVIQELINNAVKHAKATEVLVQYMRDGNRVDITVEDNGIGLNKNDFEEKEGGMGISNLRTRVAYLKGDLEFHSEENEGTTVNVQITVDAA is encoded by the coding sequence ATGCGTTCAACTGTATTTGTTTTCATTCTTCTTCTATCGTTTTTCGGGAGGTCTCAAACGGGGCGTGAAACGCGAATCGATAGCCTTGAAAATGCACTTAAAATGGCGGAGCACGATACCACCCGTGTACTTGTCCTTAGCGAACTGGCGCGAAGCTATGGCGGCGTAGATTCCTTAAAGTGCTTTGAAAACGGGTTTAAGGCCATCGGCCTAAGCAAAAAAATCAATTATTTAAGGGGAATGGCCGATGCCCACATTAACTTGGCTGGTGGTTATCTCGATTATTTTGACGTTGAAAATGCCAAAAAGTATTTTGAGGTCGGAAACCGTTTGGCCGATAAGCTCGTGGCCAAGGATTCTTCTGCGGCCAATATGAAAATTTGGTTGCGGGGCTATTACAATTTAGGGGTGGCCTACGGCTACGAAGGCAATGTCGCCAAAGAAATTGAAATGGCGGCGAAAACCATACCCATAGCACAAAAAATGGGCGATAAAATGTTCGTGGCGAACGGCAATACCAACCTGGCCGTAAAATACAATAGTCTAGCGATGTTGGACGAGTCTTACGAAATGTTCAAGATTAGCCAAAAACAGTTTCAAGAAATAGGCTCGCCCGAAGATATGTTATACCATAGCATCTCTTTTTCGTCATGTTTGGCGAGTATGGATTCTTTAGATCAAATGAAATCTGTTCTGGACATCGCAAAAATAAATCTGGACAAGATTCCCAACTCGTTCTATCGAGGGCCTTATTATGCGGAATTAGGACTCTATTACGGAAAGGTAGAGGAGTATGACAAGGCCTTGGAAGCCTTGGATACATCCTATGCGTTTTATCAAGGCAAAAAATCGTATCACTACTTAAAACTACTGTACCAAAGGTATGCCACGATTTATGCCAAAATGGGCGATTTTGAAAAAGCGATAGCCTATACTTTAAAGTACATCAACTTTAGTGATAGCGAACACTCCCCCTCCGACAAAGTAAATTCTTATTTTATCCTTGCCAAATATGAGGCCGCACTTGATAATTACAAGGATGCATACCACTACCTAAGGGATTATGTAATCGCCGTTGACAGCATTCGGGCGAGGCAATTGGGTAATGATATGCAACAGTTGGAGATACAGTACAAAACCGCTAAGAAGGAAAAGGAAATACTGGCCCTTAAAAACGAAAAGAGCGAGGCCGCCCTTGCACTTCAGGTCAAGAGGTCACAAACCTACCTCCTGGGAGCCATTGCCAGTTTATTGGCCTTATTGCTCTTTGTCGGTTTCTATGCGTACAACGACAAGCTCAGAAGGGCAAGAAAAAAGGAACGCGAGCAAGAGAAGGAAGTAGCACTTTTAAAGCAAAAGCAAGAAAACGAAGTATTTTCGGCCATGATAGAAGGCCAAGAAAAAGAACGCAAACGCCTTGCCATAGATTTGCACGATGGTTTAGGCGGAAGGTTGTCGGGCATTAGCCTTAACCTCTCAAAACTCAACAAAGACGAACCCAAGGAATACCCCAAGGCCCAATTGCAAAAGGTAACGAAGGACCTGAATGACGCCCTGACCGAATTGCGTTCCATTGCGCGAAACATGATGCCGGAAACCTTGGTCAAGTTCGGTCTTCAGGCAGCCTTAAAGGACTATTGCAGTAGCATGACCGGGAATGGCACCAAGGTTACCCTGCAGTTTTACGGTACCGAAAAAGGAATCGATCTCAATCAACAGGTGACCATGTACCGCGTTATTCAAGAATTGATCAATAATGCCGTTAAACACGCCAAGGCTACGGAAGTACTGGTACAATATATGAGGGATGGCAATAGGGTCGACATTACAGTTGAAGATAACGGCATAGGCTTAAACAAAAACGATTTTGAAGAAAAGGAAGGTGGTATGGGCATCTCTAACCTTAGGACCAGGGTCGCCTACCTCAAGGGCGATCTGGAGTTCCACTCCGAAGAAAACGAGGGTACCACCGTTAATGTACAAATTACCGTAGATGCAGCATAA
- a CDS encoding chemotaxis protein CheB — MTQPTSPSTENQHIKSQKNEFSIIGVGASAGGLEALKSFFEDLPAKFAHSFVVVQHLSPDYKSLMGELLSKNTDMPIIEVKKKTKVEPGTIYLLTPKKNIFVKDGHLLLENKPTDRTLNLPIDLFFKSLAREKTNKAIAVILSGTGSDGTSGARDIKEFGGMVMVQDPEQAEFESMPQNAINTHLVDYVLPTEQMGEELQRFMQHPAVYGSLEESILKDEETLIKILNFVNSQTKLDFEYYKRPTLIRMIARRIGVKRLDSLQEYKDFLLERPEEAHFLIREFLVGVTSFFRDDTVWDLLTNEIIPKLIYDKKKNDTIKCWCVGVSSGEEAYSLAIIINEELAKQNKKNLVKIFATDIEKNHLKDGSKGIYNESSVSNIPEKRLLANFTKKGDSYHINENIRRMVIFSKHNVLKDPPFNKMDISFCRNMLIYLQPAAQNKVLDVLHYSLNRNGILVLGSSESLSRQKNAFEELHRKQKIYRNIRPAKILGLQPYNSKNTLRNSFGTETIGYERNTKQFIVEALSDNLHLASIVIDSNFNIVDAYGELSNYISLPNKGFSMNLLKMVPESIAMVLSYSIRKVGTTNQKLKHENLNFSTGKEPVMANMHVASFQNPLNSNPSNFLVIIKPVELQSSHTLVLEETNVVPKNTRERELESELKETRESLKNMIEEVETSNEELQATNEELLASNEELQSTNEELQSVNEELHTVNAELQEKIEELAMLNSDLDNLFKSTDIGTVFLDKELRIRKFTPSVAKHFNLLENDVNRPLEHFASSFHKNNYKEFISDIKSVIINHVPKESEVKDAKGQWFLQKIVPFQDGGGNVAGATLSYVDINKLKSAEQRLQNQQLAIEQTTDSFWDLNIADNTYYVSHSIAEVLGYHKDEIEETIEFWSALAHPGDLKIQIEAMQKHIDSQGKEPYAVETRYKHKLGHYVTLLLRGKIMEWTEDGQPKRMIGTTTDVSMLKKLPKLEQDLLDRNMVFEQVLEITMAGFWDWNIAENSEYLSPTFKKMFGYDEHEMTGSAESWQRIVHPDDLPGVLEKLDAHVKSKGEIPYDNEIRYFHKNGSIVWVWCKGLVIEWGENGEPKRMVGSHINITQLKQLSRSNKELERFAYVASHDLQEPLRTIRDFVALFKDEYNTLLDNRANTYLEFIEEASSRMGELVKVILAYSKIGSNTKKEIVNLKEVVENVQKDLQIRIDSTKTKILIKELPTLTGHRVELHSLFLNLIGNSIKFISKDESPRIEIGTLTCEKGEHIYIRDNGIGIDKKNQEHIFQVFKRLHNQEDYEGTGIGLAHCKKIVELHNGKIWVESEMGKGSTFHFNLNL, encoded by the coding sequence ATGACCCAACCTACCTCCCCAAGCACTGAAAATCAGCATATTAAATCTCAAAAAAACGAATTTTCAATAATAGGCGTCGGAGCAAGTGCAGGAGGATTGGAGGCTTTAAAATCATTTTTTGAGGATCTACCCGCCAAATTTGCCCATAGCTTTGTGGTTGTTCAACACTTGAGCCCCGATTACAAGAGTCTTATGGGGGAACTCTTGTCTAAAAACACCGACATGCCCATAATCGAGGTCAAGAAAAAGACCAAGGTCGAACCTGGTACGATCTATCTTTTAACCCCTAAAAAAAATATATTCGTCAAGGATGGACACCTGCTCTTAGAGAACAAGCCCACGGATAGAACCTTGAACCTTCCTATCGATTTATTCTTCAAGTCCTTGGCCAGGGAAAAGACGAACAAGGCCATTGCCGTAATCTTAAGCGGAACAGGTAGTGACGGAACCTCTGGGGCAAGGGACATTAAGGAATTCGGTGGAATGGTTATGGTACAGGACCCCGAACAGGCCGAGTTTGAAAGCATGCCGCAAAATGCCATTAACACCCATTTGGTAGACTATGTCTTACCTACCGAACAAATGGGGGAAGAACTACAACGCTTCATGCAGCACCCTGCCGTATACGGATCTCTCGAAGAAAGTATTTTAAAGGACGAGGAGACCCTTATTAAGATTTTGAACTTTGTAAACAGTCAGACCAAATTAGACTTTGAATACTACAAGAGGCCTACTTTAATCCGGATGATTGCCCGAAGAATTGGTGTAAAACGCCTAGATTCCCTTCAAGAATACAAAGATTTCCTATTGGAAAGACCTGAAGAAGCCCACTTTTTGATAAGGGAATTTTTGGTCGGGGTAACCAGTTTTTTTAGGGATGATACGGTTTGGGATCTTTTGACCAATGAAATCATCCCCAAATTAATTTACGATAAAAAGAAAAATGACACCATAAAATGTTGGTGTGTTGGGGTAAGCAGTGGCGAAGAAGCCTATTCCTTGGCTATAATTATCAACGAGGAGCTCGCCAAACAAAATAAAAAAAACCTGGTCAAAATTTTTGCTACCGATATTGAGAAAAACCACCTCAAAGATGGCTCTAAAGGCATATATAACGAAAGTTCGGTTTCAAACATTCCCGAAAAGCGTTTACTTGCAAATTTCACGAAGAAAGGTGATAGTTACCATATTAATGAGAACATAAGGCGTATGGTCATTTTTAGCAAGCACAATGTGCTAAAAGACCCTCCTTTTAATAAAATGGATATTTCCTTTTGCCGAAATATGCTCATTTATTTGCAACCCGCCGCCCAAAATAAGGTGCTCGATGTATTGCACTACTCGCTAAACAGGAACGGCATTCTAGTACTTGGAAGCAGTGAATCTTTGAGCAGGCAAAAAAATGCTTTTGAGGAATTACATCGAAAACAAAAAATATACCGCAACATACGACCAGCCAAAATTTTAGGGCTTCAACCCTACAATTCAAAAAATACACTAAGAAATTCCTTCGGCACGGAAACCATAGGCTATGAGCGAAATACAAAACAGTTTATAGTAGAGGCTTTAAGTGACAATCTACACCTAGCTTCCATCGTAATCGATAGCAATTTCAACATTGTGGATGCTTATGGGGAACTGAGCAACTACATCAGCCTACCTAACAAAGGCTTCAGTATGAATCTTTTAAAAATGGTGCCTGAGAGTATAGCTATGGTGTTGAGCTACTCTATAAGAAAAGTAGGCACTACCAATCAAAAACTTAAACATGAAAATCTAAATTTTTCAACGGGTAAAGAACCTGTGATGGCCAATATGCACGTGGCTTCCTTCCAGAATCCCTTAAACAGCAACCCCTCGAATTTTTTGGTGATCATAAAGCCTGTTGAACTACAATCTTCCCACACTTTAGTGCTCGAAGAAACCAATGTTGTCCCAAAAAACACAAGAGAACGCGAACTAGAGTCCGAATTGAAAGAAACTAGGGAGAGTCTTAAAAATATGATCGAAGAGGTAGAGACCAGCAATGAAGAATTGCAAGCTACCAATGAAGAACTCTTAGCCTCAAACGAAGAGTTACAGAGCACCAATGAAGAGTTGCAAAGTGTAAACGAGGAGCTACATACCGTAAATGCGGAACTTCAGGAAAAAATAGAGGAACTAGCAATGCTTAATTCAGATTTGGACAACCTTTTTAAAAGTACGGATATAGGCACCGTATTTTTAGATAAGGAACTGAGAATACGAAAATTCACCCCTAGCGTAGCTAAGCACTTTAATCTATTAGAAAACGATGTCAATAGACCTCTCGAACACTTCGCCAGCTCGTTTCACAAGAACAACTATAAAGAGTTCATCTCAGATATTAAATCCGTAATAATCAACCATGTCCCTAAAGAAAGTGAAGTAAAAGATGCCAAGGGCCAATGGTTCTTGCAAAAGATCGTGCCTTTTCAAGATGGTGGAGGAAATGTGGCCGGAGCTACCTTAAGCTACGTTGACATCAACAAACTTAAATCGGCGGAACAACGCTTGCAAAACCAACAACTTGCCATTGAACAAACCACCGATAGTTTTTGGGACTTGAACATAGCCGATAATACCTATTATGTAAGTCATTCAATTGCCGAAGTTCTGGGTTACCATAAGGATGAAATCGAAGAAACTATCGAGTTTTGGAGCGCCTTGGCCCATCCTGGCGATTTGAAAATTCAAATAGAGGCCATGCAAAAGCATATTGACTCACAAGGCAAGGAACCCTATGCGGTGGAAACAAGATACAAACATAAATTGGGCCATTATGTTACCTTACTATTAAGAGGTAAAATTATGGAGTGGACAGAAGACGGACAGCCCAAAAGAATGATAGGCACCACGACCGATGTTTCCATGCTCAAAAAATTGCCTAAACTGGAACAGGACCTACTCGACCGAAACATGGTCTTTGAACAGGTGTTGGAAATAACCATGGCCGGTTTCTGGGACTGGAACATTGCCGAAAACAGCGAATACCTTAGCCCTACCTTTAAGAAAATGTTCGGTTATGATGAACATGAAATGACGGGCTCCGCTGAATCATGGCAGAGAATCGTACACCCGGACGATTTGCCCGGTGTACTCGAAAAACTTGATGCCCATGTAAAAAGTAAGGGGGAAATACCTTACGATAATGAAATCAGGTACTTCCACAAAAACGGCAGCATTGTATGGGTATGGTGCAAAGGCTTGGTCATAGAATGGGGCGAGAACGGCGAACCCAAGAGAATGGTGGGCAGCCACATCAACATAACCCAGTTAAAGCAACTATCGCGAAGCAATAAGGAGCTAGAGCGCTTTGCTTATGTGGCCAGCCACGACCTGCAGGAACCTTTACGTACGATACGTGATTTTGTAGCATTGTTCAAAGATGAGTACAATACCCTTCTCGACAATAGGGCCAACACTTATCTCGAATTTATAGAAGAGGCCTCCTCAAGAATGGGCGAATTGGTAAAAGTGATTTTGGCCTATTCAAAAATAGGGAGCAACACCAAAAAAGAAATCGTAAATTTAAAAGAGGTAGTCGAAAACGTGCAGAAAGACCTTCAAATCCGTATCGACTCCACCAAAACCAAAATTCTTATTAAGGAACTGCCTACCCTAACCGGACATAGGGTCGAACTGCATTCCCTTTTTCTTAACCTTATCGGCAATTCCATAAAATTTATAAGCAAAGATGAAAGTCCCAGAATAGAAATCGGCACCCTAACTTGTGAAAAGGGGGAACATATTTATATAAGGGACAATGGAATAGGAATAGACAAAAAAAACCAAGAACACATTTTTCAAGTATTTAAAAGATTGCACAACCAAGAAGATTATGAAGGTACCGGAATAGGTCTGGCACACTGCAAAAAGATCGTAGAGCTTCATAACGGAAAAATTTGGGTGGAATCAGAAATGGGAAAGGGAAGTACCTTTCACTTTAACTTAAATCTATAA